CTTAATTTGGTCGCTTTATTCAGGTTGAATAAAGCTGCCCGCTGTGGCGACTCCacgtgaataagggagcagatAAAAGTCGCTTCTGTGCAGGTGTACTGAAGCACTGCTTTAATTTGGCTTTTAACCTTTAGAAATACCAtacaaatcaaaaacaaacaaaaaatataaatatgcttTGTGCACGAACGTAAAGTAATGAGGAATATTCTTTTGGAGAAGAAAGCTTCGTGTTTACATGCAGCTAAAGCAAGTTTCTAAGTGTGTTGATATACAAGAAAACCAAGTATCGTTAAAGGGAACATTATCAGTTAGCATGAAATGACggctaaatattttttatttatttatttgttttgaaaaatCGGTCTCCAAAATATGTCAAATGGTTATTTAGCAGGATTGGGAATGGATTGTCAAATCTATTAAATTAGTCTATCACGGATTTCCACAATAAAAGCACAAATTGCTGACGATAGAAGCCCCTCTCATCATCGCTGCGATGCATGTCACTGTAACCTGTGTCACTGAACTCTGGACTCTCAGAAGATTATGTAAGCTAAATATTTGCTGTATTACTGCTGATAATATCCAGAGTGATCAAGGCAGTAACATGGGATGAGGATTTGATACGATATAAAACATATAACTGCCATGAGAGATTATTGTGTTAACTTTTTCTTATCAAATTATCTGAGAAATCTCTCCAAAACAGAAACCTTGACTTTGTGATGGAAGGCTGTAAAAGTCACATAGGGATTAGGTATTATCATGTGTtcacttttattaatgtttaaaaggaaagaaaccTTTAACCCCGATCTAAATGAAGACGAATTACTCCCTCTGCTGGTTGTAATAATAACAAACATCAATTtgttagcttttattaaaaacaaatataaagtcTCAATGGAAAAGTTATTAACTATTAACAGTATAGTACAACATAGTTTTTCACTTACAGGTACCAAATGATCTGTTTTGAACTGATCAATCTATCTGTTACAAATGTTGGTTGATTTGATGCATGTAGGAGCCACAATTACTCAATGATTCGGCTGATAAAAAGGTTTGCCAGGCCTTGAGGTAGATGTAATCCTGTTAAAAAAGAGCATGTAAGAAAAATATACACCCTTGACCTGGTCTCCaagcttatttttctttttctttaggatattatagttattatactGCCTGTACATAAACGCATTTTTAACTATATCATGTCCAGATTTCAAGTTCTTGCCCACTGAAGGAGATACAGCCTCTCATAGATAGCGTTTATGTTTTTGGTCCATCCCTTTAATCTTACAAGGAGTAAACTGCTTCCTTAATCTTCATGTTTCTGGATGCTTATGGGAGCGACGTAGCACCACATCCACAGGCCCAGGAGGAAGTGCTCTGATCAAAGTCCAGGCTTCTAAGCGCCTCATCCCCACCACGCTTGTCCCTTGGACTTCTAGGACCTCATCACCGGGATATACCATGTCAACAGGACCTCCTGAGGGTGGAAAGAGGGAAAACAAGTAATCAATAATGGTTTCTCTGAATGGGAACATTCTCCCTCCCATCATCCCCAACCAGGCAGATATCTGCCTCTCCCTGACAcctgttctgctggaggtttcttcctgttaaaaggaagtttttctttcCGGCTGTGcccaagtacttgctcatagaAGGTTGTCTGCTAtctgtttctctgtattattgtaaaaTGTTTAACTTACAATGTATAACAAGGATCTTAAGATGagtgttattgtgatttggccgtatataaataaaaacgaattgaattaaataaatagccGAAAATCTACATTAATGTCAAATTTTAACTTTATGCTGCCATAAAAGTTCATATAGTAAACATATAATATTTAGGACTGAATCTTACATGGTTCTTTATGATGCTGTTTTCTTTAGTTATGAAGAAATAATGCTCCACATCAGATCACCAAGAGTGACTCAAGACTCaagtggctcaagagttgggcgttcgccttgtaatcggaaggttgccggttcgagcccggcttggacagtctcggtcgttgtgtccttgggcaagacacttcacccattgtaggtggtcagagggcccggcggcgccagtgtctggcagcctcgcctctgtcagtgcgccccagggcagctgtggctacaatgtagcttgccatcaccagtgtgtgaatgggtgaatgactggatgtgtaaagcgctttagggtccttagggactagtaaagcgctatataaatacaggccatttactgtaTAACTTTAAGGTATTTCtgtattgttttcatttgttgtatttattctaCAACTCATGTCAAGAGGAAATACTGCATTTCTTacactaatgtaaaaaaaaaaaatattattttgactttaaatacaaaatacatgaCAATTCAGTAAATTAGTTAGTTAATTCTAATATGAACAGCCAAAGTTTTAACAGTCAAATTGTGTAACAATATAACCCTATATATGGTCATGCTCTATTGCGAGTGCTTTTCTTCTGCTGGAGTTGGACCTTCTCCCTCCTTTCACAAGGCAAGAGATGGGGTAGACCCTGCACAGGTTGCCAGTCAGTCTAACACACAGTGATAACTATCATTACCTATGATCAATTTTTGAAGGCCAATAACCCTAACATGCATGACTTGGGGCAGAGTTTCATGCATGACTTTGGGCAGAAGTTTGGTTTTTACCTTGGAAGATTTTCTGGACGGTGAGTGGTCTGTTCCCCAGACTTGAGCCTTCACCTCCCTCCAGACTGAAGCCCAGATCCcggctgtttttctgcagttGCACAGACACTGTTTGACCTAAGAGGAGgggaaaacacaaataaagtATCTCATTTTCAGTTCAAGATTAGGAACGTCATTATCAGATCTTTGTTAGAGCATTACCTCTAATACTGACCTGTCTCATACTGTTCCGGTGTTTGTCCCCGACTATTTCCCTCTTCTCCTTTCTTAGAGCTGTCTATGATGTCCCCCCTCCTCACCACCACAACTACCATATCCTTTGCCTTTGCCCTTCTTAAAACCCTCAAGGCTTCCCAGTGGGCACTCCCAGATAGTGCTGTGCCATTGATGGATAAAACCTGGTCACCTTCCTTTATAGAGCCTTGCTTGGCTGCAACACCTGAGTGAAATACTTTGTGAACCTGAgcagaggacaaaagaaaagaagaagaaaaaacataaaaatactgCAGACACACATTTGAATATTTGCCAAGTCGAAGCAGGAAGTAGAATTTTCTCACAGTGATGGGCTTGTTTTGGTCCACGCCTCCTGCCAAACTGAAGCCTAGTCCAACTCCCACATCTTTATGGAGAACCACTACCTGCACATCATCATAGTCCTGAGGGAAACAAAAGGAtgtcaaaatacacaaaatgttCAGGTGCTCAGAGTTGAaaattttttgtccttttttaaacTCAATTCAGTCGGTACATGACCTGGTCAGCTGCAACAGCTGTAGCAATATTAACATTACATGTAAAGTGCCTAGGGAAAACCTTATCTAGATGGAGGTTACTGGACCAGTGAACTGACCACCGCAACCACAGCCGCAAAAATATCAAACAACTGATCATTAAAACCATTCGAAAGGTTTTAACTTCATGCTGTTTTTACCTGCAGGGCACCGTCCCCCAGGTTCCTCACTTCCTCTACAAGCTTGTCGAGCTCCTCAGCGGgcatcacagacacacaggaaaaCGCTGACATATCTGAGCTCATTGAAGCGGTACGCCGGTTTGTTGACTGCCAGTCATCGCTGTCATTCTCTGAATCGTAGTCAGCTCCAGCAAAGTTACACAGGTCCGAAAGACTacaagaaggaaaataaatttttttaggGGTAAAACTAATTATCTGCTTCAATGAGCAACTCCATTAAACCAGAAATAAACAAGCACGGTACGCACGTGACAGAGAAGCTCCTGCGATCTGACTGACTCATATTGCTGGTGATGGTAACTGAGGACTCCCCTGAGTCTGAATCATAGTTTGAATCATCATCTTTTTGGGTgctttcatcatcatcaacatcctCATCATCACTAAAGACTTTCAAATCTGGGTTCAAACCAGCTATCCAAGCATTCAGGTCCAATAACCGTTTCTTGCCTTTCTGGGGTGTTGTTTGGATGTCTGGGGAGATGACATCTTGAAGGTTGTTGTTAGAAGATGTGGGAAGGGCACGAGGAGAAGAGTCTGGATCTTTTGCTGGACATGTGAAGACGGGAGGGCTTTTGTTGTCACTGTCGGCAGTGGGAGTGACATCCCCCAGCTGTGCCACAGGTGAAGTAGTCAGTAAATAGCTAGGGCTGTTTGTTGGAGTCTGTTCATCATCACTAACTGGTGAAGTAATATCAGAGTGTGACCTTTCCTTGTGTGAAGGGTCACAGGGTGGTAGTGGGGTTGGTGTACTGCTGCCTGTCACGTCTCTCTCACTTGCCTCTTCAGGGCTTGAGGCTTTGGAGAAATCTATCTCATCTGTGCCAAGCTTTCCACTTACAGCTCTGTCACTTTCGTGAGGCATTTCTTGGGTAGTCTTGAGTCTGGAAAATTTTAAATCGTCAGTAGagtctatttttcttttctgatccaAGTCATTTAGTCCTGTCTGTTCCTTCTTTATTCTTAGTCCAATTTCATCCACTGATAAATTTCTGTCAGGCCAAACCTTGTTTACTGTTCCCATCATTTTGTCTTCACTTTTATCTTGTGCCTCCCCTTCTTTTTGGAGTCCTGCCCACTTTTTCCTTagctcatttatttcttttgcagACCCGCTCTTCTTCACTCCTTCATGTCCCCTGCTGGCTTGTGCTGGTACAGAAAAGGTACGTCTGGGTATTTGGACTTGGCCTGTTGCAAAACTCTGAGTTCGCTGTGTCAGAGCCTCAAACTGGTTGATCTTCTTTCTAACACTGGCTGCTGAGGAGACAGACAGAgccttctttctctctgctgtTTTCACATTGGTTTTCTGTGGATTCGTCTCAAATACATCCTCATAAGCATTGCCACCCTTCAATTCCGTTATTTGATCTGGTCCATCAACACTTCTAGTCCTGTCTCTCAACATCCCACTTATTAcattagtttttctgttttcctctccGTTGTTTGCAGAGCTATCGTCTTTGCTTTTGTCTCTGAATCCAGATGACTCTCTGAAAGAATCTGGTGTCTCTTCTAACAAAGTTTTTGGCTGTGCGTTTGCCCTTGCAGATCTAATCTGTGCAGCTATACTGGACCTACTCCTGGCTCTATCCAGGGACCTTGTACCTGTTTCCATGAAACCCTTGCCCCAATTAACTCCACTTTCCTCTGAATACCTTCCCTGCATCCACCCTCCTGGTGAGCTATCTCTTATGCTTGCCCCAGATGAAAATGAAGTCTCAAACCCTGAGGCATTGGCATCTTTTTGTGTCCAGAGTGAAAGTCCACTTTTCACTGCACTATTGCTGTCCTTCGAGAAGAAACTCATAGGGAAGGTGCCCCCTGCTGTCTTCTCATGAGGCTTTTGCTGCTGTGAAATGAGGGATTCTGTTGATGATTCAGAGTTATTAGAGGAATCCCTATTTTTGTAGTCATCCGTTTTACCAAAACCAGTAGGTCCAAAGAGTTTCTCTATCCGCTCCATTATACTTTGGCCACTTTTGGGCCCCAATGAAGCAGATGTCTCTGTGTAACTATAGTTAGATCCAGACAGGGATCTTAACCTGGTAGGGAGAGTCTTACCCCTACTGCCCCTTTCCAAAAGCTCGCTTCTCTCTTGAAGATTACTTACACCTACAGAATTAAAGGCCGGTAGTGATGAAATCCTGTCCATGACGCTGCCTTCAATTTgtgtcctccttccctccaaAGCTCCAGCATATTTACTGGTGTCCCCCTTATTGTTGTTGGACAGCTGAGAAAAGTCAGCTATGGTATTGGGATCAGGTTTTCTAGCGCCTGTTTTGAAATCTAAACTCTTACTTCTGCTTGTAAGGTTGGATCCCCTCCACGCCGATCTTCCCTGGCTTTCAAATGCAGGGTTTTCTCTTCTGTCAGTGCCAAACTCTGGGATCGTTCTGTTTGTGCTGACACTGCTGCCACTCCTAGTCCTGGTTTCACATCCAGTGACTGTGTCGTCATCCTTATTTGTAccgtttgtgttggtgtgtttcctATATCGTTCTCTTTCTGCAACTTCTCCTATGCCCTCCCGTTTCCTGACACCTGAGCTGCGAGAGAGACTGTATGTGGGAGAGTTAGCTGAGCGGACGGTGAATTTCACCCCTGTCCTCTGCTTGCCATACTCATTCTGTGAAGCGGGCAGCAGAGACGAGTCCATTGTCTGAGAGTAAACAAAGTTAATGACCTCCTGTCAAATGCCAGATCCCAAAAAAAGAGCGGAAGAGTGAACTAGATATTTTCTGGGAGTCCAAGCGACTGTCTTTTAGATTGCACTCTGGAAGCGGTTCATCTAGGAGGCTCGCGTTTTGGGCgtgtaaaaaacaaatagtGTCACAGTTACAATCCTCTCATTAGATTCTTCCACAGACAGACATCCTCAGTGCAGTAGTTTGATATTCCTAATTGTGCTCTGGTTTGCGGCCTGGAAGTGGTGACTCCACTggctcttcttcttgttttgacCACAGGAGACTCCAGTTCCCCAGCTCGACCTCACTGAACAGCTCCCATTGCCTGCCAagcataaaaatgcacaaaatttTATTCTCAGAATGGATTGGACTGGAATGTAGAGATGTGGATTGTGGTCACTTTGGCCACTTGGAATGGTCAACAATATCTCACAGTGTTAGAGGACAGGAAACATAAAATGTGGAGACTGATTCGGGTAAAAGCATTAACAAATGTTAAGAAATTAGATCAAAACTAAACAACAACTCACTTAAAAACCTCTGCCACCAAGCTCACTTTGCAACATGTTCTTGCTGTCCTCTCCCTGACTCACCGAACAGTATGACTCAGATAGTGTTCTCTGCTGTACACACGTATGAGACACCATGTTTACATAGGCAACATACTTGAAGTTACCTGTCAGCATCAGCTAAACCTGAACCAAAAACTGGTAAAACTCACCTAACAGCAATCCACTCAGCAAAAGCAATGTATCAAGTGCCAATCTCTGCAGCAGGTATCAGTCTCGTGGTCAAAGAGAGACAGCAGCTTGTTCAAATCAAACGGTCATAAGAGCACAGATTTACTTTGATTTAAATACAGCCTGCAGATAACATCACTGAGGGGTAATGACTCATCATGGTTATCTGTGTGTACAGCCAATGAAAACAATGATAACCATCTTTAATCGCTAATCAAGTCTGAATGAAGATCTAATCATTCATAATGTCATTAAGGATAAATTCTGCAAGCTGATGGTTTCCTGTAATTATATATCATAAGAGTAGATTTACAGTATGCAGTGCTTTGTTTAGTTTAGGCTAAAGCATGGCACTTCCAGACAGTCACTGGAGGTGCTTTCCAGTGCAGATGAGCCTGAGAGTCAGTTTACAGAAACACCTGTTATATTTTGCCCCATCTGCGTAAGCAGGGCAACACATAGTCATTCACTTTAAACTCCCCTTTGAATCGCAAGAAGGAAACAATTGCACCCTCACATCAAATGAAAATACACACATTTACTCAATTACACAGTTACAAATTAGCCAACTAAAAGTCCGCTCCTATATTCACAAAAAAGGTATCTTACCTCCTTTAAGTGTGTTTTCTGTACTCGTCCTGGGTCATTGTGTTAACTCGGATTCGTAATGAAGACATTGCCATGTAATGACATCAGCTCCTCGCTCCTGACTGCCCTTCTCTCACTCTttgtctgcttctctttacatcAGCTTTGCATGATAGAGTGTGTACAGTGACGCAAACCTGCCACACTGGTTTGtcctctctccttttcttcctccctgtgtctctctgtctttctctctcctccccctcctattgttgttctctccctcttttccttACTCTCACAgggtaacattcctgactgagGTTCAATGTGTCACCCTTCAAACGCCTCGATAgggaatgcacacacacacgtttaccCACGTTTAAACACACACCCCACTAATCATTTGATATGAACATCTTTTATAGCTTCAGGGAGATAAGATACAATTTCGATATTGTGTGAAACGGTACAAGCATGACATTTCCTAAAACAAGGCCCGTAATGTCACCCCACCTCAGGCAAACCCGGGTCCAATCATCTGGGCTGAGCAGGTATCAAAATACATAATAACAGAGCACCTTTAATTGGGTCCAGAGATTACAAAGAGCCAGGAATACTAGCAGGGATAAATATTGCCATAAGAACACATCTCATATGTCATCTGTTCAACAAAACagagcttcactccacacacacacacttggtgAGAGTCAGTGGGTTTGTAATGCTGACTAAAGGGAAAAATATCTGCGATTGCTGATCATTTTTGTTCTCACTGAACAAGCTGTTTGTGGGAACAAAAAgcctttttattacaaattttaaaacaaagggAAGCACACATAAAtggataaaataattttaaaaaatgcagctacttacagttttgtttttcatgaagAGGCTATCTACTTACTGCCGCCTTTTTGCATGCACCTGTGACTGTTACTTGTCTTCCGTTGAGACAGAGGAAACTGTGGTTACCACGCTAGCTTGCTGCACAACTAAATAAGAGAAGTCTTGATGTTTATGTGTGCCtgctgaaataaataacttacatACACAGACCCTGGGATAAGAATTAGGACCATAATGATCCAATCAATTACCAGCCTTCCGGACAGAGGGCTGGTAGTTTGCATAGTGCCTCTCAGGACAAAGATAAGTGTGTGAGTAGGGGTAAATAGCCCCATGCAACTCCACAGACACCCACCCTTGTTCCAGACAGAAGAATAGCACCCACTGTCTCTGCAGGATGGATGCAAATAACAGTTCAgctcacacaggcacacactagTGCTTGAAATTCATTCTTTAGGGTGTAGGACTGACAGACTGTGTGTTGCAGAAGCATTGTGGGAAAGGACAGTGTATTTTAAGTAGGGCATATGACGTTTAGAGTCAGGGAAGATAGAAATGTAATatgaagaaggagaaaaatcTAGAAGCTGAAAGCTGGAGATGGAGATGACTTGAATTGACaaagcatttcagtttttatttttatttttatgatttgtCTGATATTGAGTTCCTTTCAAAAGAGTAAATTTTAGTGAAGAAATAATGAAGGTAACAAAGAAGAGGGTATTTTTTCAAACAGGAGAGGACAGAGAAAAAGGGGAGAAGAtgaaaataaagactttaaatATCCAGTCTtataagtttttgtttttgaggaagaaaaatagaaacacatTGCTGAACCTCCTTTATTATAAAACAAGAACTTGGGCGGTTTTTTCTCCTATTTACATGTGTGAAGCAATGACTCTGTTATACGGTCATTGCAGTAAAGTAGCATCCGTAAATAtatagttaaaataaataaatacatgcacaCAGGGGCAGCGTCAGACCTGACGTCACCCCTGTCCGTACCGGTCACGTGACTACCGCGGAAGTCAACAAATCAGGCAGCGAAATGTAGCAACAAGCACTTTAGTCCGCTCAACTTCcccgtttttgtcttttgttcctTTAATGTTGGCTGCTTGCGGTTTGAAAACGCCTTCTTAAATGAGACACGTACCGGGCACAGGACGCACTTTGAATCGACATTTATCCAGTTAGTTcagttaaaataacaacaaagtaaaaagaaaaccgGCAGATCTTCAAAATGTTTAACGACTCGCTTCCTTCGAGAATTAACGTGGTGCTTGTGATGGCCTATGGCAGTCTGGTGAGTTTGTTTAACGTTGTTTGTGCTGGTTTAATCCAAACCGAAACAATGAACACAGTCCCGGGTTACAGAGGTAATCGCGATGCTTGGACAGGTGCCTCATTCCTCATCAGAGGCTTGTAGTGGTTGATACTTTATCCAAAGACTCATTTCTACTTGATAATCTGCTATTAAACGCAAATAAAGCTGTTATTACAAGTTTGAACACCTGGATCCCTCAACTATGGTGTACTCCACTGAAAGGTACTAATAGTGTGTAAAATCTGTTTAATAAATATCACTGCAGCCCAATTTCTCCTCTGGTGCCTGTAGTTGGGCGATTAATCATAATAACATTCATAATTATTGTAATGTTTACAAAATGTCGACACTACACTGTGTGATTTAAGGATTTAGAGAGATGAATGACAACATTTACCCTTTGGAGGTGTCACAACCTGGCTCAGGGACTGTGGCAAAGAAATgaagacaacaaaaaacaaacaaaacaatttatttataaaaccaCAATTAACCAATGGAGCATACTGCAGGGCCCAGGCATGACTCATGTTGATggaatttaatttatatagcaTGTTTaagttaaacataaaaacatatgtCGGTTTAAGATGTCTTAAGgcagtgaaa
The DNA window shown above is from Astatotilapia calliptera chromosome 11, fAstCal1.2, whole genome shotgun sequence and carries:
- the LOC113031707 gene encoding uncharacterized protein LOC113031707; this encodes MDSSLLPASQNEYGKQRTGVKFTVRSANSPTYSLSRSSGVRKREGIGEVAERERYRKHTNTNGTNKDDDTVTGCETRTRSGSSVSTNRTIPEFGTDRRENPAFESQGRSAWRGSNLTSRSKSLDFKTGARKPDPNTIADFSQLSNNNKGDTSKYAGALEGRRTQIEGSVMDRISSLPAFNSVGVSNLQERSELLERGSRGKTLPTRLRSLSGSNYSYTETSASLGPKSGQSIMERIEKLFGPTGFGKTDDYKNRDSSNNSESSTESLISQQQKPHEKTAGGTFPMSFFSKDSNSAVKSGLSLWTQKDANASGFETSFSSGASIRDSSPGGWMQGRYSEESGVNWGKGFMETGTRSLDRARSRSSIAAQIRSARANAQPKTLLEETPDSFRESSGFRDKSKDDSSANNGEENRKTNVISGMLRDRTRSVDGPDQITELKGGNAYEDVFETNPQKTNVKTAERKKALSVSSAASVRKKINQFEALTQRTQSFATGQVQIPRRTFSVPAQASRGHEGVKKSGSAKEINELRKKWAGLQKEGEAQDKSEDKMMGTVNKVWPDRNLSVDEIGLRIKKEQTGLNDLDQKRKIDSTDDLKFSRLKTTQEMPHESDRAVSGKLGTDEIDFSKASSPEEASERDVTGSSTPTPLPPCDPSHKERSHSDITSPVSDDEQTPTNSPSYLLTTSPVAQLGDVTPTADSDNKSPPVFTCPAKDPDSSPRALPTSSNNNLQDVISPDIQTTPQKGKKRLLDLNAWIAGLNPDLKVFSDDEDVDDDESTQKDDDSNYDSDSGESSVTITSNMSQSDRRSFSVTLSDLCNFAGADYDSENDSDDWQSTNRRTASMSSDMSAFSCVSVMPAEELDKLVEEVRNLGDGALQDYDDVQVVVLHKDVGVGLGFSLAGGVDQNKPITVHKVFHSGVAAKQGSIKEGDQVLSINGTALSGSAHWEALRVLRRAKAKDMVVVVVRRGDIIDSSKKGEEGNSRGQTPEQYETGQTVSVQLQKNSRDLGFSLEGGEGSSLGNRPLTVQKIFQGGPVDMVYPGDEVLEVQGTSVVGMRRLEAWTLIRALPPGPVDVVLRRSHKHPET